The proteins below come from a single Plantactinospora sp. KBS50 genomic window:
- a CDS encoding beta-ketoacyl synthase N-terminal-like domain-containing protein, which translates to MSARAVITGIGVVAPTGIGADAHWKRVLAAEQRIGRITLFDPTPYPSTLAGEVPDFDPQSWTDNRRIVQTDRWTHLGFAATRLALADAGLDGPGPDPYAVAVTLASASGGNLFGQRELQRLWSQPARTVGAYQSIAWFYAASVGQLSIAHQFKGPCGVLAAEAAGGLDSLAHAVRTIRRGTPVVIAGGTECPLSPYALACQLRSGLLSTASDPARAYLPFDAGAGGYVPAEGGAVFVVEDLEHARSRGAPVIYGEVLGWGSTHDGGHTDPAGPPGAGQYARAMELALRRAGVQPADVALVVPDALGVPGYDRAEARAVRAVFGPVSPPVTTQKPLTGRAHQGGAALDVATALLALRHDLLPATAGLQRPAPGCELDFVREPRRPRGDVALVGARGFDGFNSAVLLRGWPADG; encoded by the coding sequence GTGAGCGCCCGCGCCGTGATCACCGGCATCGGCGTGGTGGCGCCCACCGGGATCGGGGCCGACGCGCACTGGAAACGGGTGCTCGCGGCCGAGCAGCGGATCGGCCGGATCACGCTGTTCGACCCGACGCCGTACCCGAGCACCCTGGCGGGGGAGGTTCCCGACTTCGACCCGCAGTCCTGGACCGACAACCGGCGCATCGTGCAGACCGACCGGTGGACCCATCTCGGCTTCGCCGCCACCCGGCTGGCGCTGGCCGACGCCGGCCTCGACGGGCCCGGCCCGGACCCGTACGCGGTCGCGGTCACCCTGGCCAGCGCCAGCGGCGGGAACCTGTTCGGGCAGCGCGAACTGCAACGGCTGTGGAGCCAGCCGGCGCGCACGGTCGGGGCGTACCAGTCGATCGCCTGGTTCTACGCCGCGAGCGTGGGCCAACTGTCCATCGCGCACCAGTTCAAGGGCCCGTGCGGGGTGCTGGCGGCCGAGGCGGCGGGCGGGCTGGACAGCCTGGCGCACGCGGTCCGCACCATCCGCCGGGGCACTCCCGTGGTGATCGCCGGCGGCACCGAGTGCCCGCTCAGCCCGTACGCGCTGGCCTGCCAGCTTCGCAGCGGGCTGCTCAGCACGGCCAGCGACCCGGCGCGGGCGTACCTGCCGTTCGACGCCGGTGCCGGCGGCTACGTCCCGGCCGAGGGCGGCGCGGTGTTCGTGGTGGAGGACCTGGAGCACGCCCGGTCCCGCGGCGCGCCGGTGATCTACGGCGAGGTGCTGGGCTGGGGCAGCACGCACGACGGCGGGCACACCGACCCGGCCGGACCGCCCGGCGCCGGGCAGTACGCCCGGGCCATGGAGCTGGCGCTGCGCCGGGCCGGGGTGCAGCCGGCGGACGTGGCCCTGGTGGTGCCGGACGCGCTCGGCGTGCCCGGGTACGACCGGGCCGAGGCGCGGGCGGTGCGCGCGGTGTTCGGCCCGGTCAGCCCGCCGGTGACCACCCAGAAGCCGCTGACCGGCCGGGCGCACCAGGGCGGCGCCGCGCTGGACGTGGCCACCGCGCTGCTCGCGTTGCGGCACGACCTGCTGCCGGCCACGGCCGGCCTGCAACGGCCCGCTCCGGGCTGTGAACTGGACTTCGTCCGGGAACCCCGCCGGCCGCGGGGCGACGTGGCCCTGGTCGGCGCCCGCGGCTTCGACGGGTTCAACAGCGCGGTGCTGCTGCGGGGCTGGCCGGCGGACGGGTGA
- a CDS encoding beta-ketoacyl synthase produces MSGRQAVVTGVGVVAPGGTTRDEFWATLTAGRTATRRISLFDPSPFRSQVAAECDFDPVAAGLSAAEIERCDRYVQFALAAAQQAVAESGLDLTGALRERAGVVLGSAVGGTTALEREYVAASDSGRRWLVAHEDTSPFLYAALMPSSLAADVACRYHLHGPAQVISTGCTSGIDAIGYAAQLIADDEADVVLAGASDSPISPVTVASFDAIRATTADNADPAHASRPFDRDRTGFVLAEGAAVLVLEELGHARRRGAPIRCAVAGYASRSNGYHMTGLRPDGVEMALAITDALNQARLDPTEVSYVSAHGSGTRQNDRHETAALKRALGPAAYGVPVSSIKSMVGHSLGAIGSIEMAACALAIDTGVVPPTANWSTRDPECDLDYVPNTAREVDVEVALSVGSGFGGFQSALVFRRTPETAP; encoded by the coding sequence GTGAGCGGGCGGCAGGCGGTGGTCACCGGCGTGGGGGTGGTGGCGCCCGGCGGCACGACCCGGGACGAGTTCTGGGCCACCCTCACCGCCGGGCGCACCGCCACCCGGCGGATCAGCCTCTTCGATCCGTCGCCGTTCCGCTCCCAGGTGGCCGCCGAGTGCGACTTCGACCCGGTGGCCGCCGGGCTCAGCGCCGCCGAGATCGAGCGCTGCGACCGGTACGTCCAGTTCGCCCTGGCCGCGGCGCAGCAGGCGGTCGCCGAGAGCGGCCTGGACCTGACCGGCGCGCTGCGGGAGCGGGCCGGGGTGGTCCTCGGCTCGGCGGTGGGCGGCACCACCGCGCTGGAGCGCGAGTACGTCGCCGCCAGCGACTCCGGCCGCCGCTGGCTGGTCGCGCACGAGGACACCAGCCCGTTCCTCTACGCGGCGCTGATGCCCAGCAGCCTGGCCGCCGACGTGGCCTGCCGGTACCACCTGCACGGACCGGCGCAGGTGATCTCCACCGGCTGCACCTCCGGGATCGACGCCATCGGCTACGCGGCACAGCTGATCGCCGACGACGAGGCCGACGTGGTGCTGGCCGGGGCCTCGGACAGTCCCATCTCGCCGGTCACGGTCGCCTCGTTCGACGCCATCCGCGCCACCACCGCGGACAACGCCGACCCGGCGCACGCGTCCCGCCCGTTCGACCGGGACCGCACGGGGTTCGTGCTGGCCGAGGGGGCCGCGGTGCTGGTGCTGGAGGAACTCGGCCACGCCCGCCGCCGCGGCGCGCCCATCCGGTGCGCGGTCGCCGGCTACGCCAGCCGCAGCAACGGCTACCACATGACCGGGCTGCGTCCGGACGGCGTGGAGATGGCGCTGGCCATCACCGACGCGCTGAACCAGGCCCGGCTGGACCCGACCGAGGTCTCGTACGTCAGCGCGCACGGCTCCGGTACCCGGCAGAACGACCGGCACGAGACGGCCGCGCTGAAGCGGGCGCTCGGACCGGCCGCCTACGGCGTCCCGGTCAGCTCGATCAAGTCGATGGTGGGTCACTCGCTGGGCGCCATCGGGTCGATCGAGATGGCGGCCTGCGCGCTGGCCATCGACACCGGCGTGGTGCCGCCCACCGCCAACTGGTCGACCCGGGATCCCGAGTGCGACCTGGACTACGTGCCGAACACGGCCCGCGAGGTCGACGTCGAGGTGGCGTTGTCCGTGGGCAGCGGGTTCGGCGGGTTCCAGTCCGCGCTGGTGTTCCGGCGTACCCCGGAGACGGCCCCGTGA